Proteins found in one Amphiura filiformis chromosome 14, Afil_fr2py, whole genome shotgun sequence genomic segment:
- the LOC140169852 gene encoding sushi domain-containing protein 2-like yields MDTHWASSIFVLIISATSVQSAANLYSYGTQEGDLIVTQQNDGYRQINFTQGFPFYSYLFKTAYINENGLVSMLTPVNQATWKEPFPIDGTKDNNGDGMVDKEGADARVIIAPFWANVDVSEAGRVYFRQINDTEEDVLKRATEEVRTCFLPEGDFTPSFGIIITWADVSFFGHSSSTTNPRNTFQLVLASDGRKSFAIFLYDKIEWNAGTESQGSPEYGKSSRGATVGFNVGDRYKSLSHTRSGNDYNSQSNLPDTSNCPSLEQQGVWFYRIDQTEMDQAGCESNADLAIFPSVGSMFGGEKIYLDGPCYDSNVEILCRFKYNNNELQEVSGERIDNEKAYCIPEPFFLSGELTIEVSTDGGANYQLSATYYVANLDRISSSGVTRANPDSTNWDRSDYDLSVSWDPSEFGDNVNISISALVYQESGSDGPEWEEVYDIAVDMENSGVHNFEGVAVSQVYEENAFGAIRIRETDNDEGRTLWSDVHMLGYLLNDEYQDNPPSWSRRMCDEWAEADDKLPSFVENLFTCPCTLQQAIVDTGRFQPDAECSMFDDGSKCLYHTGAKHCVISVAATIKTNSGSECCYNQNGDLMYAGDTRFGSTGDRSHVWGAEPYQEPGMVPSLSHWYHDVRTWYYCCVWGDDCNSYLERRPTPDCKEYIPPKTSATFGDPHFVTFDGVEYTFNGKGEYTMIQESDSGYELQVRTEQAECSSCNSTDANATVVTAIAMGEPNSDTIHVELNSITVLKFIRKVSGSTEVVDFYGQEWLDFTGVSIIVMASDKGNVHQATITYWDSGIGVNVTANGQTLSVATTLPPSLKDNTDVKGLLGSWDGNSDNDLKKKDGTKLNPDTVTAQQILDFGISWELENSLFYYEIGNHDMYQDNDFVPVFDTPDRSTLPDDLVEEMDRICGTSKQCLYDVSITRTQLWENTLKRPWKHI; encoded by the exons ATGGATACTCATTGGGCTTCTTCGATTTTTGTGCTAATAATTTCAGCTACTTCTGTGCAATCTGCTGCAA ATTTATACTCTTATGGCACGCAGGAAGGGGATTTGATTGTAACACAACAAAATGACGGGTACAGACAGATCAATTTTACGCAGGGTTTTCCTTTCTATAGCTACTTATTTAAAACAGCCTAC ATAAATGAAAATGGCTTGGTCTCAATGCTTACACCCGTGAACCAGGCTACATGGAAGGAACCATTCCCAATTGATGGAACTAAAGATAAT AACGGCGATGGAATGGTGGATAAGGAAGGAGCCGATGCCCGAGTTATCATCGCGCCATTTTGGGCTAACGTTGATGTCTCTGAAGCCGGAAGAGTCTACTTCCGACAAATTAACGACACTGAAGAAGATGTTTTAAAAAGAGCTACTGAGGAAGTGAGGACGTGTTTCTTACCAGAGGGCGATTTCACACCAAGTTTTGGAATCATCATCACCTGGGCTGACGTATCGTTCTTTGGGCATTCCAGCTCCACCACAAATCCG AGAAATACCTTCCAGCTGGTTCTTGCCTCTGACGGTCGGAAATCATTTGCAATTTTCCTATACGATAAAATCGAATGGAATGCCGGAACTGAGAGCCAAGGTTCTCCAGAATATGGAAAATCTTCTAGAGGAGCAACG gTCGGTTTCAATGTTGGCGACCGGTACAAATCTTTATCACACACAAGATCGGGAAACGATTATAATTCCCAGTCTAACCTTCCAGACACAAGTAACTGTCCTAGTCTTGAACAACAGGGTGTTTGGTTTTACAGGATTGATCAAACAGAAATGGACCAGGCTGGATGTGAAAGTAATG CTGACTTGGCCATCTTCCCGTCCGTGGGGAGTATGTTTGGTGGTGAGAAGATCTATTTGGACGGCCCATGCTATGATTCGAACGTCGAAATCCTCTGTAGATTTAAGTATAATAATAACGAATTACAAGAAGTATCTGGAGAAAGGATCGACAATGAG AAAGCCTATTGTATACCAGAACCATTCTTTTTGTCTGGAGAATTAACAATTGAAGTATCTACCGATGGCGGCGCCAACTATCAACTTTCCGCTACATATTATGTTG CCAACTTGGACCGCATTTCATCCAGCGGAGTAACCCGTGCCAATCCAGATTCGACCAACTGGGACAGATCAGACTATGATCTCTCGGTATCATGGGACCCTTCCGAATTCGGTGACAATGTTAACATCAGTATATCTGCTCTCGTATATCAAGAAAGTGGCTCTGATGGCCCTGAATGGGAGGAAGTGTACGATATTGCAGTAGATATGGAGAATAGTGGCGTGCATAATTTTGAAGGTGTAGCTGTGAGTCAAGTTTATGAAGAAAATGCATTTGGGGCTATCAGGATTAGAGAAACAGATAATGA CGAAGGAAGGACACTATGGAGTGACGTCCATATGTTGGGCTATCTCCTCAACGATGAATACCAGGACAACCCTCCATCGTGGTCCAGGAGAATGTGCGACGAATGGGCTGAAGCTGACGACAAACTTCCAAGTTTCGTGGAAAATCTCTTTACGTGTCCTTGTACACTACAACAAGCTATTGTAGATACAGGGCGCTTCCAGCCTGATGCAGAATGTAGCATGTTTGACGACGGAAGTAAATGTTTGTACCATACAGGTGCTAAACATTGCGTCATAAGTGTGGCAGCTAC CATTAAAACAAATTCTGGTAGCGAGTGTTGTTATAATCAGAATGGCGACTTGATGTACGCAGGTGACACTCGGTTCGGCAGCACAGGCGATCGTAGCCACGTATGGGGAGCTGAACCATACCAAGAACCCGGTATGGTACCGAGTTTGTCTCATTGGTACCATGATGTACGCACATGGTATTATTGTTGTGTGTGGGGAGATGATTGCAATTCATATCTAGAGCGAAGACCTACTCCTGATTGCAAAGAGTACATACCTCCTAAGACAT CGGCAACATTTGGTGACCCTCACTTCGTTACATTCGATGGTGTCGAATACACATTCAATGGGAAGGGCGAATACACCATGATACAAGAATCAGACTCTGGATATGAACTTCAAGTACGTACTGAACAAGCCGAGTGCTCATCATGCAATAGTACTG aCGCAAATGCTACAGTAGTAACGGCAATTGCAATGGGTGAACCCAACTCGGATACCATTCATGTTGAATTGAATTCAATTACTGTGCTCAAATTTATCCGCAAGGTGTCTGGGTCAACAGAGGTAGTCGACTTTTATGGACAAGAGTGGCTGGACTTTACTG GTGTTTCAATCATTGTAATGGCAAGTGACAAAGGTAATGTCCATCAAGCCACAATCACTTACTGGGACTCTGGAATAGGTGTCAATGTCACAGCAAATGGTCAGACACTCTCAGTGGCTACTACTCTTCCACCATCTCTTAAA GACAACACCGACGTAAAAGGTCTGCTTGGCAGCTGGGATGGTAACAGTGACAATGATCTGAAGAAGAAAGACGGCACCAAATTGAACCCTGACACAGTTACTGCACAACAGATACTGGATTTTGGAATCTCAT GGGAACTCGAGAATTCCTTATTCTACTACGAAATTGGCAACCACGATATGTATCAGGATAACGACTTCGTACCTGTATTCGACACCCCAGACCGTTCAACATTACCCGACGATCTGGTTGAAGAAATGGACAGAATTTGTGGTACAAGTAAACAGTGTTTGTATGATGTGTCTATAACGAGGACACAACTGTGGGAGAATACACTAAAGCGGCCCTGGAAACACATATGA